Proteins encoded by one window of bacterium:
- a CDS encoding DUF378 domain-containing protein gives MKSIDTIVALLLVIGGLNWGLVGFMNFDLVATLLGDATMLSRLVYVVVGLCAIYQMLQWKAIQRRWGMSAARA, from the coding sequence ATGAAATCAATAGACACCATCGTCGCCCTGCTACTGGTCATCGGCGGCCTGAACTGGGGTCTGGTCGGATTCATGAATTTCGATCTGGTCGCAACCCTGCTTGGTGATGCCACCATGCTCAGCCGCCTGGTCTATGTGGTGGTTGGCCTCTGCGCCATCTATCAGATGCTTCAGTGGAAAGCTATCCAGCGCCGCTGGGGTATGTCTGCCGCCCGGGCCTAG
- a CDS encoding PAS domain S-box protein, with product MAQWFAVNAPVVPPLARKDGSLLPVETGYGPENGMARLHLGLSKDLTAEQEAQQRFESLFRNNPALMAVSDTKDRKFIDVNDAFLKTIGYTREEVIGRNGDELNLFADPEQQQQAGRQLWETGRIAEIELRIRRKNGEILHGLFTGEMIISQGKQYFLTVMVDITEHRKATEALRESRELLNSVLHSIPARVFWKDRNGIYLGCNELFALDAGLRSPEEIVGKDDHAMVWRDQAELYCADDRAVIESGVAKMLIEEPQTTPTGELIHLLTSKTPLRNSSGEIVGVLGTYLDITDRRSADHALKVRESYCSIIENQPGLVWLKDTESRFLAVNKSFAASCGKAEQQDLVGLTDLDIWPKELAEQYRHDDAEVIRTGQSKIVEELVRDRGEDRWFETFKTPVLDDNGRIIGTTGYARDITERKQAEEALRKSEERYHQLFNSVLEGIVTVDPNYVIEYYNPSFAQVFESVQTDELIGRNLLDLTPEDQHEVVRAQAQNRKMGPQSQYELDIITLNGRRKKLLASVSPRMDDQGNYLGAFGTVIDITEMKRLQQLESRAQRPRQRGRSPDRSHDFNNMLALMMAYPELIRESLPVNDPAFHYLDSIEDSAKDRRSQSTASDVEPTRALQPGSPLPQHGGPAGHSRYG from the coding sequence TTGGCTCAATGGTTCGCGGTGAACGCACCAGTTGTCCCGCCTCTGGCGCGCAAGGACGGCTCTCTTCTCCCTGTCGAGACCGGATATGGTCCGGAAAATGGAATGGCGAGATTGCATCTTGGACTATCCAAAGACCTTACTGCAGAGCAGGAAGCCCAGCAGCGCTTTGAAAGTCTCTTCCGCAATAACCCGGCCCTGATGGCGGTCTCCGATACAAAGGATCGGAAGTTTATCGATGTCAATGACGCGTTCCTCAAGACGATCGGATATACGCGGGAAGAGGTCATCGGACGGAATGGCGATGAATTGAATCTCTTTGCGGACCCGGAACAACAGCAACAGGCAGGCAGGCAACTTTGGGAGACCGGACGGATCGCGGAGATCGAGCTACGCATCCGCCGCAAGAATGGTGAGATTCTGCACGGGCTCTTCACGGGCGAGATGATAATCAGTCAGGGGAAACAGTACTTCCTGACGGTGATGGTCGACATCACGGAACATCGCAAGGCAACCGAGGCACTAAGAGAATCACGAGAGCTCCTCAATTCTGTACTCCATTCAATACCGGCGAGAGTTTTCTGGAAAGACCGGAATGGTATCTACCTGGGCTGCAATGAGCTGTTTGCTCTTGACGCAGGACTTCGATCGCCGGAAGAGATCGTGGGAAAAGACGACCATGCCATGGTCTGGCGCGACCAAGCCGAGCTGTATTGCGCTGATGATCGCGCCGTGATCGAAAGTGGCGTGGCCAAGATGCTGATCGAGGAACCGCAAACCACACCAACCGGTGAACTGATCCATCTGCTGACCAGCAAGACCCCTCTCCGTAACAGCTCAGGAGAGATTGTTGGTGTCCTGGGCACTTACCTTGACATCACTGATCGAAGGAGTGCGGATCATGCTCTCAAGGTCCGCGAATCGTACTGTTCGATCATCGAAAATCAGCCAGGCCTGGTCTGGCTCAAAGATACCGAAAGCCGGTTTCTTGCCGTAAACAAGTCATTTGCCGCCTCCTGTGGCAAAGCAGAGCAACAGGATTTAGTGGGACTGACCGATCTGGACATCTGGCCAAAGGAACTCGCGGAGCAATATCGCCACGATGATGCCGAAGTGATCAGGACTGGCCAGAGCAAGATCGTCGAGGAATTGGTCAGAGATCGCGGCGAAGATAGGTGGTTCGAGACGTTCAAGACGCCGGTGTTGGACGACAATGGACGGATCATTGGTACAACCGGCTATGCCCGCGACATTACCGAACGAAAACAGGCAGAAGAAGCGCTTCGCAAATCGGAAGAGCGTTATCATCAGCTTTTTAATTCTGTGCTCGAAGGGATTGTGACGGTCGATCCGAACTACGTCATCGAATACTACAACCCCTCGTTCGCCCAGGTATTCGAGTCTGTTCAGACCGATGAATTGATTGGACGTAACCTACTCGATCTGACACCAGAGGATCAGCATGAAGTGGTCCGTGCGCAAGCTCAGAACCGGAAAATGGGACCGCAAAGTCAATACGAACTGGATATCATCACGTTGAACGGACGGCGCAAGAAACTTCTGGCCTCGGTCTCACCGCGTATGGATGACCAGGGGAACTATCTCGGCGCATTCGGAACGGTGATCGATATCACCGAAATGAAGCGGCTGCAACAATTGGAGTCGCGGGCTCAACGGCCGAGACAGCGGGGCAGATCGCCGGACAGGTCGCACGATTTTAACAATATGCTTGCCCTGATGATGGCCTATCCCGAACTGATCAGGGAATCCCTTCCGGTCAATGACCCCGCTTTCCATTATCTCGATTCCATCGAAGATTCCGCGAAAGATCGCCGATCTCAATCAACAGCTTCTGACGTTGAGCCGACGAGGGCACTACAACCAGGAAGTCCTCTGCCTCAACACGGTGGTCCAGCAGGTCATTCGCGATATGGGTGA
- a CDS encoding fasciclin domain-containing protein — MKTLKSIALASAFVFALMSVVVTAQASDADKKAPAKQLDIVETAVTAGNFTTLVAAVQAAGLVETLKGKGPFTVFAPTDEAFKKLPAGTVEALLKDKAKLTAILTYHVVAGEVKAADVVKLTEAKTVNGQSVKITTTKDGVMVDYAKVVKADITASNGVIHVIDTVILPKEKE; from the coding sequence ATGAAAACTTTGAAATCAATCGCGCTTGCTAGCGCGTTCGTGTTTGCCCTGATGAGCGTAGTCGTCACCGCGCAGGCAAGTGATGCTGACAAGAAGGCGCCGGCCAAGCAGTTGGATATTGTCGAGACCGCAGTCACGGCAGGCAATTTCACGACTCTAGTTGCGGCAGTGCAAGCCGCTGGCCTGGTCGAGACCCTCAAGGGGAAAGGTCCGTTCACGGTCTTTGCGCCGACGGACGAAGCGTTCAAGAAGCTCCCAGCCGGTACGGTTGAAGCCCTTCTTAAGGACAAAGCGAAACTGACCGCTATTCTGACCTATCACGTAGTCGCCGGCGAAGTCAAAGCCGCCGATGTGGTCAAGCTTACCGAAGCGAAGACGGTCAATGGCCAGAGTGTGAAGATCACCACAACCAAGGACGGCGTGATGGTGGATTATGCAAAGGTCGTTAAGGCAGACATCACTGCTTCCAACGGCGTTATCCACGTCATTGACACGGTGATCCTGCCCAAAGAAAAAGAATAA
- a CDS encoding PAS domain-containing protein — translation MPPDDLIQSEVLIHRHFSGVTDHYECDIRMKHCSGDWIWISDRGRVVERDAEGKPLRMTGTHVDVTESKKSGKPCTKVNRA, via the coding sequence GTGCCACCGGACGACCTGATCCAATCCGAGGTACTGATCCATCGGCACTTCTCTGGCGTCACTGACCATTACGAATGCGATATCCGGATGAAGCACTGTTCAGGTGACTGGATCTGGATCTCCGATCGCGGCCGAGTGGTCGAGCGAGACGCCGAGGGAAAACCGCTTCGCATGACGGGAACCCATGTCGATGTCACTGAATCCAAGAAGTCAGGCAAGCCTTGCACGAAAGTGAATCGCGCCTGA
- a CDS encoding PilZ domain-containing protein, with translation MTNKRKDRRIYAPDVLPVKDRVSCLTLGFLRDLSVHGMKLTGKGPFTQGNIYKLKLVLPRAIMGKRSVELEACCRWKTKTAKKDVFDAGFQFAQLSEDVELLLLLVQAEYAVKMMDTEESTVGSTGR, from the coding sequence ATGACCAACAAAAGAAAAGATCGACGAATCTATGCCCCGGATGTCCTCCCGGTAAAAGACCGCGTTAGTTGTCTGACGCTGGGGTTTCTTCGCGATCTCTCAGTGCATGGAATGAAATTGACCGGTAAAGGACCGTTCACTCAGGGAAATATCTACAAGTTGAAACTGGTCCTTCCGCGGGCCATCATGGGGAAAAGATCAGTAGAATTGGAAGCTTGCTGCCGTTGGAAGACGAAAACGGCAAAGAAGGATGTCTTTGATGCCGGCTTCCAATTTGCGCAGTTGTCCGAAGATGTTGAACTGCTCCTCCTCCTTGTTCAGGCCGAGTATGCGGTCAAGATGATGGACACCGAAGAATCGACAGTCGGTAGTACGGGCCGGTAA
- a CDS encoding DUF4397 domain-containing protein, translated as MKRLLILVTALALLATSAFASRAKTARLQVIHNAADPAAAVVDIYVNGELLLNDFAFRAATPFIDVPAGVQLNIGVAPGTSSSSADILATIPVTLQKGKIYVAIANGVLDPNAFASNPENKSIGFTLFAKDKMREKATWRRNVDLNIFHGATDAPAVDVRVTGKYSWNLVSGLSYGEFSGYKDVSPRQYQINITPAGDENTVVAAYQADLTGLAGGAAVVFASGFLNPAANQEGAAFGLFAALPNGTVIELPQVTTARLQVIHNAADPAAEMVDVYVNGGLLLDNFAFRTATPFVDVPAGTPLEIGVAGSNSANASEALATFTVTLTPGRTYVAMANGVLDPNGFAENPDGLPIGFSLYPQEGIAEKSPYGHLVNLVAFHGASDAPTVDVVPQLGKVRIPIFNDLSYGSFSERRLLPAWKYILDVTPGGDNKTVVASFVADLRGLAGGAAVVFASGFLNPSANGDGSAFGLFAALADGTVLELPAASATETAVAKLDNSLPSEFALDQNYPNPFNPTTTISFSLPTPSDVSLKVYNVIGQEVASLVEGPMGAGAHTVQFDATNLSSGIYFYRLTAGGVTQSKKMSLLK; from the coding sequence ATGAAGCGCTTACTAATTCTCGTCACGGCGTTGGCCCTGTTGGCCACCTCTGCTTTCGCCAGCCGAGCAAAGACTGCTCGCCTGCAGGTGATTCATAACGCAGCCGATCCGGCGGCGGCAGTCGTTGACATCTATGTCAACGGCGAACTCCTTCTCAACGATTTCGCGTTCCGCGCGGCGACACCGTTTATTGATGTCCCTGCCGGCGTGCAGTTGAATATCGGCGTCGCGCCGGGCACCAGCTCGTCATCAGCGGATATTCTCGCCACTATCCCCGTCACTCTGCAGAAGGGGAAGATCTATGTCGCGATAGCCAACGGTGTCCTTGACCCCAATGCGTTTGCCTCCAACCCGGAAAACAAGTCCATTGGCTTTACTCTTTTTGCCAAAGACAAGATGCGCGAAAAGGCCACCTGGCGCCGCAATGTTGATCTCAATATTTTCCATGGTGCGACCGATGCCCCGGCCGTGGATGTTCGTGTTACTGGCAAGTACTCCTGGAATCTGGTGAGTGGACTTTCCTACGGTGAGTTCTCCGGATACAAAGATGTTTCTCCCCGCCAGTACCAGATCAATATCACTCCGGCCGGTGACGAAAACACGGTTGTAGCTGCCTATCAGGCCGACTTAACCGGACTGGCCGGTGGTGCGGCAGTAGTGTTTGCTTCAGGCTTTCTGAATCCTGCAGCTAATCAAGAGGGTGCTGCGTTTGGTCTGTTCGCCGCGCTGCCGAATGGCACGGTGATCGAACTCCCGCAGGTCACTACCGCTCGTTTGCAGGTGATCCACAATGCCGCCGATCCGGCCGCTGAAATGGTTGATGTCTATGTGAATGGCGGTCTGCTCCTCGACAATTTCGCCTTCCGTACAGCTACTCCGTTTGTTGATGTTCCGGCCGGAACTCCGCTCGAGATAGGCGTGGCTGGTTCCAACAGCGCGAATGCTTCGGAAGCGCTTGCCACGTTTACTGTCACTCTTACTCCCGGCCGTACGTATGTCGCTATGGCAAACGGTGTCCTCGATCCGAACGGCTTTGCCGAGAACCCGGATGGTCTTCCGATCGGTTTCTCACTCTATCCGCAGGAAGGGATCGCGGAGAAATCACCTTACGGGCATCTCGTCAATCTGGTAGCTTTCCATGGTGCTTCCGATGCTCCGACTGTAGATGTCGTTCCGCAACTCGGGAAAGTCCGGATCCCGATCTTTAACGATCTCTCCTATGGTTCCTTCTCTGAACGTCGTCTGCTCCCGGCCTGGAAGTACATCCTCGATGTGACTCCGGGCGGCGACAACAAAACGGTGGTAGCTTCCTTTGTTGCTGATCTTCGGGGTCTTGCAGGAGGCGCGGCTGTAGTTTTTGCTTCAGGATTTTTGAATCCGTCCGCCAATGGAGATGGTTCTGCATTTGGGCTTTTCGCCGCTCTCGCTGATGGCACCGTACTTGAACTTCCCGCGGCCAGTGCCACCGAGACTGCAGTCGCCAAGCTCGACAACAGCCTTCCGTCAGAGTTCGCATTAGATCAGAACTACCCGAATCCGTTCAACCCGACGACCACTATCTCCTTCTCCCTGCCGACACCGTCGGATGTCTCCCTGAAGGTGTACAATGTCATCGGTCAGGAGGTTGCTTCGCTGGTGGAAGGCCCGATGGGCGCGGGCGCACACACTGTTCAGTTTGATGCCACGAATCTATCTTCGGGCATTTATTTCTACCGCCTGACGGCAGGTGGTGTCACGCAGAGCAAGAAGATGAGCTTGCTTAAGTAA
- a CDS encoding response regulator, with product MVVDDEQDIELLFLQQFRKEIRSGELELVFAFSGQDALAILDSSQPPDVVYVFSDINMPGMTGLELLEIITQKYPHIHVSMISAYGEGDNHRKAMASGAKEFFTKPIDFGRLKQEVHAQIGQQKQG from the coding sequence TTGGTCGTCGATGATGAACAGGACATCGAGTTGCTCTTTCTGCAGCAATTCAGGAAAGAGATTCGAAGCGGCGAGTTGGAATTGGTTTTCGCCTTTTCCGGACAAGACGCACTGGCCATTCTGGACAGCTCGCAGCCTCCCGATGTGGTTTATGTTTTTTCGGATATCAATATGCCGGGGATGACCGGGCTGGAGCTGCTGGAGATCATCACTCAGAAGTATCCGCACATTCATGTCAGCATGATTTCCGCGTATGGCGAAGGCGACAACCACCGGAAGGCGATGGCTTCCGGCGCCAAAGAATTCTTCACCAAACCGATCGATTTCGGCAGGCTGAAGCAGGAAGTTCATGCTCAGATCGGACAACAGAAACAAGGCTAA
- a CDS encoding response regulator, with translation MIDDDDIQREVSSRLLTSLGYLVTDCANGDAAVKLLGHQQFDLLLVDMIMPNSMDGTETYRRALEINPEQKAIIVSGFSESERVLEAQRLGAGQFVRKPLDRRTIAAAVRRELDRRPASASYR, from the coding sequence GTGATCGATGACGATGATATTCAGCGAGAGGTCTCGTCGCGGCTGTTGACCTCTCTGGGTTATTTGGTCACCGACTGCGCCAATGGTGATGCCGCGGTCAAGCTGCTGGGACATCAGCAATTTGACCTTCTGCTGGTTGATATGATCATGCCCAACTCCATGGATGGTACCGAGACCTATCGGCGCGCCCTTGAGATCAATCCGGAACAAAAGGCCATTATCGTCTCCGGCTTCTCAGAATCCGAACGGGTGCTCGAGGCCCAGCGCCTGGGCGCCGGCCAGTTCGTCCGGAAGCCGCTTGACCGAAGAACGATCGCGGCCGCCGTTCGCCGGGAATTGGATCGAAGACCGGCATCGGCCAGCTACCGATAG
- a CDS encoding PAS domain-containing protein, with protein sequence MADWVWEVDENGIFTYCSDRSIEMMGFTPAELIGKSPFEFMPPEEATRVSAVFSNLASKRAPIVNLENWVLSKNGALMCMVTNAVPFLDDLEISRDIVVSTKISRNGR encoded by the coding sequence ATGGCCGACTGGGTCTGGGAAGTTGACGAGAACGGGATCTTCACCTACTGCTCAGACAGGTCTATCGAAATGATGGGCTTCACGCCTGCCGAACTGATCGGCAAATCTCCCTTTGAATTCATGCCGCCCGAAGAAGCAACTCGAGTGTCTGCGGTCTTTTCGAATTTAGCCTCCAAGCGAGCCCCTATTGTTAACCTCGAGAATTGGGTGCTTTCTAAGAATGGCGCACTGATGTGCATGGTCACCAATGCTGTCCCATTCCTGGATGACCTGGAAATCTCAAGGGATATCGTGGTGTCGACAAAGATATCACGGAACGGAAGATAG
- a CDS encoding cupin domain-containing protein: MQVIRLQSGESYEPEKDWKRISICAQPDISIEHFVKPPKHASPKHDHPNAQVLIVLEGKLTITTDSDEQTLEVGDSVYIPGNESHIVTNPLSTPSVGIDIFVPGRSFDFWKNRGK, encoded by the coding sequence ATGCAGGTTATTCGTTTACAAAGCGGGGAGAGTTATGAACCGGAGAAAGACTGGAAACGGATATCGATCTGCGCCCAGCCGGATATTTCTATCGAGCACTTCGTCAAACCGCCGAAGCATGCATCGCCGAAACATGACCATCCCAACGCCCAGGTATTGATTGTCCTGGAAGGTAAACTGACCATCACTACCGACTCGGATGAACAGACGCTTGAGGTCGGTGATTCCGTTTACATCCCGGGAAACGAATCGCACATCGTTACCAATCCGTTATCCACGCCATCGGTCGGAATTGATATCTTTGTGCCTGGACGGTCGTTTGATTTCTGGAAAAATCGAGGCAAGTGA
- a CDS encoding DUF3365 domain-containing protein gives MAEDLIYIQWGDSTANPTSIDTSYQTYRVHRVFCPGRNGQETRSHLTSKNPIHPEHEPDSWESTALDLFAQGAREYSTKTIVNNEPHLRYMQPLITKEDCFGCHSGQGYTAGKIGGGISVEIPLGEFTAAASARLQPLMVAHLLLWLFGVTMLSIGAWHSGRRERLRIETLSSLKRK, from the coding sequence ATCGCCGAAGATCTGATCTATATCCAGTGGGGTGATTCGACTGCCAATCCAACAAGCATTGATACCTCGTACCAGACATATCGGGTCCATCGAGTGTTTTGCCCCGGCCGCAATGGCCAAGAGACTCGCAGCCATCTGACAAGCAAGAATCCGATCCATCCCGAGCATGAGCCCGACAGTTGGGAGAGTACTGCACTCGACCTCTTTGCTCAGGGCGCTCGTGAGTACTCAACCAAAACCATAGTCAATAACGAACCACACCTTCGCTATATGCAGCCGCTTATCACGAAGGAGGACTGTTTTGGGTGTCACTCAGGACAGGGGTATACGGCCGGCAAGATAGGCGGTGGCATTTCGGTAGAGATTCCTCTCGGCGAATTCACCGCCGCAGCCTCGGCACGCCTCCAGCCCCTGATGGTCGCCCACCTCCTGCTCTGGTTGTTTGGAGTGACCATGCTGTCGATCGGTGCCTGGCACAGTGGACGGCGGGAGCGACTCCGGATAGAAACCTTATCGTCGCTTAAAAGAAAGTGA
- a CDS encoding DUF4287 domain-containing protein, which translates to MADPQQALQTQLKNIQTKTGKTLDELAKIVKMSGLTKHGEIRDMLKVDLGLGHGDANTLTHVILKSDGASAAQETTSAGGDVLDTIYTGPKAHMRPIHEALMKKISTFGEFEIAPKKGYVSLRRKKQFAMLGPATNTRFEVGLNVKGLKAGGRLEELPAGGMCNYKVKLTEVSEVNDELFSWIKQAFDSAG; encoded by the coding sequence ATGGCCGACCCACAACAGGCACTGCAAACGCAGCTCAAGAACATTCAGACTAAGACCGGAAAGACGTTGGATGAACTTGCGAAGATCGTGAAGATGAGCGGTTTGACCAAGCATGGCGAAATCCGCGACATGCTCAAAGTAGACCTTGGATTAGGACACGGCGATGCCAACACGCTTACTCATGTGATCCTCAAGAGTGATGGCGCCAGCGCCGCGCAGGAAACGACCTCCGCGGGTGGCGATGTCCTAGATACTATCTACACCGGCCCCAAAGCCCATATGCGACCGATACACGAAGCGCTCATGAAGAAAATCAGTACATTTGGTGAGTTCGAGATCGCGCCCAAGAAGGGGTATGTCAGCCTTCGACGGAAAAAGCAGTTCGCCATGCTCGGCCCCGCGACCAATACGCGGTTCGAAGTTGGATTGAATGTGAAGGGGCTGAAAGCGGGGGGACGGCTTGAAGAACTCCCGGCCGGCGGAATGTGCAATTACAAAGTCAAACTCACCGAAGTATCCGAGGTCAATGACGAGCTGTTCAGTTGGATCAAACAGGCATTCGACAGCGCCGGGTGA
- a CDS encoding SUMF1/EgtB/PvdO family nonheme iron enzyme, whose amino-acid sequence MADVDGQLERFLPEFSRKINITSDPPGATVSIKYYGDPESEWIPLGVTPLQEVRYPRGFTRLKLELAGHRPCHDLLWIIENSVFGATDNRTSLWHYRLVSPGEIPDDMELIPGGEFPLFMPGLDHLKTEPMSEFLLDRHPVTNREFKKFVDIGGYDSEEYWRHPFVDDGRTIERQEALGRFTDAVGQPGPAGWEFGEFPSGEDDLPVTGISWYEAAAYAVWAGKELPTIFHWNRVAFTVASSQIIPFCNFSGKSLLPVGSTQAMHRFGIYDLAGNVREWTWNECNRPGQRFILGGGWNDAEYAITDAYAQSPFDRSRTNGFRCMRVLADEPNRVNLERIIELPFRDFMTEEPVSNEVFGFFLRQFSYDKTPLNARIESEEERPLGILQKISFDAAYGGEQMLAYLFLPIRPKPPLQTVVMFPGSLAIHVSSVGTTDFRRADFILKSGRALMLPIYKGTYQRGDELKSDYPDQSTFYKDHVIMWSKDLARSIDYLETRADIDSSKLAYYGISWGGAMGAIMPAIEKRIKTVVLYVAGLIFQHALPEVDQINYIAGHATDSDAER is encoded by the coding sequence ATGGCGGATGTTGATGGGCAACTGGAACGGTTCCTGCCGGAGTTCAGTCGCAAGATCAACATTACATCCGATCCACCCGGCGCAACCGTCTCTATCAAATATTACGGTGACCCGGAGAGCGAGTGGATCCCACTTGGTGTGACTCCGCTACAGGAGGTGCGTTATCCTCGAGGTTTCACCAGACTCAAGCTTGAGCTGGCGGGACACAGGCCGTGTCATGATCTGCTCTGGATAATCGAAAATTCAGTCTTTGGCGCCACGGACAATAGGACCTCGTTGTGGCATTATCGGCTGGTCTCGCCGGGCGAGATCCCAGATGACATGGAACTGATTCCCGGCGGGGAGTTTCCACTCTTTATGCCGGGACTCGACCATTTAAAGACCGAACCCATGTCCGAGTTTCTGCTCGACCGCCATCCTGTCACCAATCGCGAATTCAAGAAGTTCGTTGATATCGGCGGATACGATAGCGAAGAATACTGGCGACATCCGTTCGTTGACGATGGGCGTACCATTGAGAGGCAAGAGGCGCTCGGAAGATTCACCGACGCGGTGGGCCAACCCGGCCCTGCCGGATGGGAGTTCGGCGAATTCCCCTCAGGTGAGGATGACCTCCCGGTCACGGGGATCAGTTGGTACGAAGCCGCTGCATACGCGGTTTGGGCCGGTAAAGAGCTGCCGACCATCTTCCACTGGAATCGCGTCGCTTTCACCGTGGCCAGCTCGCAGATCATTCCCTTCTGCAACTTTTCGGGCAAAAGTCTTCTGCCGGTAGGTTCTACACAAGCGATGCATAGATTTGGGATATATGATCTCGCCGGCAACGTTCGCGAATGGACCTGGAATGAATGCAATCGTCCGGGTCAGCGTTTCATTCTGGGTGGCGGATGGAATGACGCAGAATACGCGATTACCGATGCGTATGCTCAGTCGCCATTCGATCGCTCCCGCACCAACGGCTTCCGCTGTATGCGAGTGTTGGCTGACGAGCCGAACCGAGTGAATCTCGAGCGGATCATTGAACTCCCGTTCCGTGATTTTATGACGGAAGAGCCAGTGTCGAACGAGGTATTTGGATTTTTCCTTCGACAGTTTAGCTATGACAAGACGCCACTGAATGCCAGGATAGAGTCAGAAGAAGAGCGTCCACTCGGGATCCTTCAGAAGATCAGTTTTGATGCCGCCTATGGCGGCGAGCAGATGTTGGCCTATCTGTTCCTGCCGATCCGACCGAAACCTCCGTTGCAGACGGTAGTGATGTTCCCCGGTTCGCTGGCGATCCATGTCTCGTCAGTCGGGACAACCGACTTCCGGCGAGCGGACTTCATCTTGAAGAGTGGTCGTGCTCTCATGCTCCCCATTTATAAGGGAACCTACCAGCGAGGGGATGAGCTGAAATCCGATTATCCTGATCAATCGACATTCTATAAAGATCATGTCATCATGTGGAGCAAGGATCTGGCCCGTTCGATCGACTACTTGGAAACCCGAGCAGATATTGATTCATCCAAGCTGGCCTATTACGGCATTAGCTGGGGTGGCGCGATGGGGGCGATCATGCCCGCGATCGAAAAGCGGATCAAGACGGTTGTGCTCTACGTAGCCGGTCTCATCTTTCAACACGCGTTGCCGGAAGTCGATCAGATCAACTATATCGCGGGTCACGCAACCGACTCTGATGCTGAACGGTGA
- a CDS encoding MerR family transcriptional regulator, with the protein MIEISDNTVMELAREPGLGIRAVAKRLGISQHLIRVWEKRYRAVTPNRTDTNRRLYSETEIEHLRLLHMAVQAGHRIGDIASMSNTELERLIGSKTATLPAVASENTSAYFVERALKAIKKLDAEELDAVLTLAEVQLGQAVVLDKVILPLMDQVGSLWKEGNLRIAHEHMATAMVSQHVGAMLLSHRYPANAPAIVISTPAGQLHELGAMIAAVQAALEGWRPIYLGPSLPAEEIAGTVQQTGATAIALSVVFPADDPRLPGEMARLRRLIGDQLPIIIGGSAAHAYQSALLGAGITLVDDMHGLRIQLALLRSA; encoded by the coding sequence ATGATTGAAATATCGGACAATACAGTGATGGAACTAGCCAGAGAACCGGGATTGGGCATTCGGGCCGTGGCGAAGCGGCTCGGCATCAGCCAGCATTTGATAAGGGTGTGGGAGAAGAGATATCGGGCGGTCACACCCAATCGTACAGATACCAATCGTCGTCTTTATTCCGAGACGGAGATCGAGCATTTGCGCCTGCTGCATATGGCGGTGCAGGCCGGTCACAGGATCGGGGACATCGCGTCCATGTCCAATACCGAATTAGAGCGATTGATCGGATCCAAAACCGCAACTCTACCGGCTGTCGCGTCGGAGAATACGTCAGCGTACTTCGTGGAGCGCGCGCTCAAGGCTATCAAAAAGCTGGATGCCGAGGAGCTGGATGCTGTTCTCACCCTCGCGGAAGTTCAGCTCGGCCAGGCCGTTGTTCTGGACAAGGTGATTTTGCCGCTGATGGATCAAGTCGGTTCTCTTTGGAAAGAAGGGAATTTGCGAATCGCGCATGAGCATATGGCGACTGCCATGGTGAGTCAGCATGTGGGTGCGATGTTGCTCTCCCACCGATATCCGGCCAACGCGCCAGCCATCGTGATCTCCACTCCGGCGGGGCAGTTGCACGAACTGGGCGCGATGATTGCGGCGGTCCAGGCAGCGCTGGAAGGATGGCGACCGATATATCTGGGACCGAGTCTTCCGGCAGAGGAGATCGCCGGAACCGTGCAGCAGACCGGAGCGACAGCGATCGCATTGAGTGTGGTGTTTCCCGCGGATGACCCGCGTTTGCCGGGTGAGATGGCCAGACTTCGCCGCCTGATCGGCGACCAGTTGCCCATTATCATAGGGGGATCAGCGGCTCACGCGTATCAGTCTGCGTTGTTGGGTGCAGGAATCACACTGGTGGATGACATGCATGGCCTGCGTATACAGCTGGCCTTGCTCCGTTCAGCATGA